The Clostridioides difficile genome has a segment encoding these proteins:
- a CDS encoding cupin domain-containing protein produces MDREKDLGTGAVFPIGEENKAFAQYFTGECYLNMLTTKGVVIGNVTFAPSTINSWHIHHKGGQILLVTGGRGYYQEFGKLAQELHAGDVVNIPPDVKHWHGAAPDSWFQHLAVEVPAEGAFNEWLEPVSDEEYSKLK; encoded by the coding sequence ATGGATAGAGAAAAAGATTTAGGTACAGGAGCAGTTTTTCCTATTGGAGAAGAAAACAAAGCATTTGCACAGTATTTTACAGGAGAATGTTACTTAAATATGCTTACTACTAAGGGTGTGGTGATTGGTAATGTTACGTTTGCTCCTTCTACAATCAATTCGTGGCACATACATCATAAGGGCGGACAGATTTTACTTGTAACTGGAGGTAGAGGATATTATCAAGAGTTTGGCAAACTAGCACAGGAATTGCATGCAGGTGATGTTGTTAATATACCACCAGATGTGAAGCACTGGCATGGAGCTGCACCAGATAGTTGGTTTCAGCATCTAGCTGTAGAAGTACCAGCAGAGGGAGCCTTCAATGAATGGTTGGAACCTGTATCTGATGAAGAATATAGCAAATTAAAATAA
- a CDS encoding response regulator transcription factor: METIMVVEDDIMLNNGICFNLQSDGFRVVPTYSLKEAKEKFEKEKIDLIILDVNLPDGNGFDLCKEIRTSSKVGILFLTACDMESDIVNGFKIGADDYITKPFSINILLQRIKALLRRCNVEMQEDVLFEGEFEFNFDNMTVTRNSENIILSPIEYRILKKLVQHKNEIVTRQALIDAIWDNDSEYMEEHALTVNINRLRKRIDQKTSKHKYIRTIYGIGYMWVGEQDEK, translated from the coding sequence ATGGAAACTATAATGGTTGTAGAAGATGATATTATGCTTAATAATGGTATATGTTTCAACTTACAAAGTGATGGATTTCGAGTGGTACCAACATATAGTCTAAAAGAAGCTAAAGAAAAATTTGAGAAAGAAAAAATAGATTTAATTATATTAGATGTAAATCTTCCTGATGGAAATGGATTTGACTTGTGCAAAGAAATAAGAACTAGTTCAAAGGTAGGTATTCTATTTTTGACAGCCTGTGATATGGAATCTGATATTGTAAATGGATTTAAGATAGGAGCAGATGATTACATAACAAAGCCATTTAGTATAAATATATTGCTACAAAGAATAAAAGCACTGCTTAGAAGATGTAATGTTGAAATGCAAGAAGATGTCTTATTTGAGGGAGAATTTGAATTTAATTTTGATAACATGACTGTAACTAGAAATAGCGAAAATATAATTCTTTCACCTATAGAATATAGAATTCTAAAGAAATTGGTACAACATAAAAATGAAATAGTTACAAGACAAGCATTGATAGATGCAATATGGGACAATGATAGTGAGTATATGGAAGAACATGCATTGACAGTAAATATAAATAGATTGAGAAAGAGAATAGACCAGAAAACATCAAAGCATAAGTACATAAGGACTATCTATGGAATAGGCTATATGTGGGTTGGTGAACAAGATGAAAAATAA
- a CDS encoding HAMP domain-containing histidine kinase → MQTNKILYIHPDLAEFIVNINCIILIFIVTMFLISLFFVYKIRKDIVEFSSNIIYNIDEFISGNKNMHFDLNKDTLTAKVQNKIKYMIEVMEVKNSKYLEEKENIKTLISDISHQIKIPIANISMYNETLMHKELDRKNQVLFLENMQSQVNKLDWLGKALIKISRLETGIISLNTTKSRISDTIASALSGVFLKLEEKNILLEIDLDDKIEVWHDKKWTSEALFNIIENAVKYTHEGGKISIKVDKMDIFTKIIISDNGIGIDESEINNIFKRFYRSIEVGNIEGIGVGLYLAREIINKQNGYIKVDSRKNVGTTFNVYMKN, encoded by the coding sequence ATGCAAACTAACAAAATTTTATATATACATCCTGATTTAGCTGAATTTATTGTGAATATTAATTGTATAATTTTAATTTTTATAGTTACTATGTTTTTAATATCGTTATTTTTTGTATATAAAATAAGAAAAGACATAGTTGAATTTAGTAGCAATATCATATATAACATAGATGAATTTATATCGGGTAATAAAAATATGCACTTTGATTTAAATAAAGATACTTTAACTGCCAAAGTTCAAAATAAAATTAAATATATGATAGAAGTTATGGAAGTTAAAAACAGTAAGTATTTAGAGGAAAAAGAAAATATAAAAACTTTAATATCAGATATATCACATCAAATAAAAATACCAATAGCTAATATATCTATGTATAATGAGACTCTAATGCATAAAGAATTAGATAGAAAAAATCAAGTATTGTTTTTAGAAAACATGCAAAGTCAGGTAAATAAATTGGACTGGCTGGGAAAAGCACTTATAAAGATTTCTAGATTAGAAACTGGTATTATATCTTTGAATACGACTAAAAGCAGAATAAGCGATACTATTGCAAGTGCACTAAGTGGAGTGTTTTTAAAGTTAGAAGAAAAAAATATATTACTAGAAATTGATTTAGATGATAAAATTGAAGTTTGGCATGATAAAAAATGGACTAGTGAAGCTTTATTCAATATTATAGAAAATGCAGTAAAGTATACCCATGAGGGAGGAAAGATAAGTATAAAGGTTGATAAAATGGATATATTCACTAAAATTATCATAAGTGATAATGGAATAGGTATAGATGAGAGTGAAATAAACAATATATTTAAAAGATTCTATAGGAGTATAGAAGTTGGAAATATAGAAGGCATTGGAGTTGGCTTATACTTAGCAAGAGAAATTATAAATAAACAAAATGGATATATAAAAGTAGATTCTCGAAAAAATGTTGGAACTACGTTTAATGTTTATATGAAAAATTAA
- a CDS encoding ABC transporter ATP-binding protein: protein MKILETNNLKKYYGKGENIVKALDGINISINRGEFVAIVGTSGSGKSTLLHMIGGLDRASDGKVIVENNDIFAMNDEELTIFRRRNVGFIFQNYNLVPILNVYENIVLPIELDGCKIDTKYIDEIIEVLGLSQKVDDLPNNLSGGQQQRVAIARALATKPSIILADEPTGNLDSKTEQDVLGLLKVTSSKFSQTIIMITHNEQIAQMADRIIRIEDGKVVDRGENNVTK, encoded by the coding sequence ATGAAAATACTGGAGACTAATAATTTAAAAAAATATTATGGAAAAGGTGAAAATATAGTAAAAGCTTTAGATGGAATAAATATAAGTATAAATAGAGGAGAGTTTGTCGCTATAGTAGGGACATCAGGAAGTGGAAAGAGTACATTGTTACATATGATAGGGGGACTTGATAGAGCAAGTGATGGGAAGGTAATTGTTGAAAATAATGATATATTTGCTATGAATGATGAAGAACTTACAATATTTAGAAGACGTAATGTAGGCTTTATATTTCAAAACTATAATCTAGTTCCAATACTAAATGTTTATGAAAATATAGTATTACCTATAGAACTTGATGGATGCAAAATAGATACTAAATATATAGATGAGATAATAGAAGTTTTAGGGCTAAGTCAAAAAGTGGATGACCTACCAAACAATCTATCAGGAGGACAGCAACAGAGAGTAGCTATCGCAAGAGCTTTAGCAACAAAACCATCAATAATATTAGCTGATGAACCAACAGGGAACTTAGATAGCAAAACAGAACAAGATGTGTTAGGACTTTTAAAAGTTACTAGTAGTAAGTTTAGCCAAACTATAATTATGATAACTCATAATGAACAAATTGCTCAAATGGCTGATAGAATTATAAGGATTGAAGATGGAAAAGTTGTAGATAGAGGTGAGAACAATGTTACAAAATAA
- a CDS encoding ABC transporter permease, with product MLQNNNKEIIKKLSNRSFKTNKMRNLISVLAIVLTTVLFTSLFTVGYSMLEAFNNYQAMEYGTKSHAQFQDLSNRQIEIIRKDSSVDKNSIGIVKNIASLKNPEFSTQAVNLTIYDEKSLESAVNVEMIEGSLPKNNDEIVMPTKILDMLDVPHKIGAEVKLIVPKTKDGVPTNEKETFKFKLVGYFEYKTATAIPLHDVFTSEAFYNNYKKTNEVAPTSVSLNFFNDKNLQSKFDKLTEKIQPYSGKATINPIYLSKQTTTLKEVVKNVLPIILIVILILLSGYLLIYNIFYISVVKDIKYYGLLKTIGTSPYQLKKLIIKQANKLCIIAIPIGLVLGFLIGIVFVPLVGKFMEGLNKTAFEYFNPLIFVFAVVFSYVTVRLSCKKPAKIVSSVSPIDAVRYSDKSNKIKRKSKKGKRGSKIHKMALANVFRNRRKATLVLVSMSLSCIIFLTVSAIISSSNPERAAEGMMLGDIEIRHGLADTAKFEDNEVVPIDENLIKDIKNLDGVSNVSKLYKDLSYIAYEGDLKDEVLTQKVDEEYKKQFLQGRDPKEIAENNGFLASDTVGLSSGRLLSKLSKNNTIYSQSNTKILSGSIDEKKFDEGGYVVINGHEGSKIKAGDKIKFRYLKGDVVGKGYIDKEFKVMAVLDGAQNFNMGMYINENDFKNMVVKPYVESLVIDTNSDVKSVENKINNLNKKYNNPYTKVYSKNIYIEEARESQKVIKIVGMSAVFIIGLIGVLNFINTMITNIMSRKQEFAMIEAVGMTRKQLQKMIMLEGFYYGVIITIVNLTFGSMATFLGFNIMKLRYSVYSYPVGALITSILIVFLITSIVPLIVYHNVSKDSIVERIREAE from the coding sequence ATGTTACAAAATAACAATAAGGAAATTATAAAAAAACTAAGTAATAGAAGTTTTAAAACGAATAAAATGAGAAATCTAATTTCAGTTCTTGCAATAGTATTAACTACAGTTTTGTTTACCTCATTGTTTACAGTAGGATATAGTATGTTGGAAGCTTTTAATAACTATCAAGCTATGGAATACGGGACAAAAAGTCATGCTCAATTTCAAGATTTAAGTAATAGACAGATTGAAATTATAAGAAAAGATAGTTCAGTAGACAAAAACAGTATTGGAATAGTAAAAAACATAGCAAGTTTAAAAAATCCAGAGTTTTCAACGCAAGCAGTGAATTTAACAATTTATGATGAAAAAAGCCTTGAAAGTGCTGTAAATGTAGAGATGATTGAAGGTAGTTTACCAAAAAATAATGATGAAATAGTCATGCCCACAAAGATATTAGATATGTTAGATGTACCCCATAAAATAGGTGCTGAAGTAAAATTAATAGTCCCAAAAACTAAAGATGGAGTACCAACTAATGAAAAAGAGACATTCAAATTTAAACTAGTTGGATATTTTGAGTACAAAACAGCTACAGCAATACCTCTTCATGATGTATTTACAAGTGAAGCTTTCTATAATAATTACAAAAAAACAAATGAAGTAGCTCCTACAAGTGTATCCCTTAATTTTTTTAATGATAAAAATTTGCAATCTAAATTTGATAAACTAACTGAGAAAATCCAACCTTATTCAGGAAAAGCAACTATAAATCCTATATATTTAAGTAAACAAACAACTACTTTAAAGGAAGTTGTTAAAAATGTATTACCAATAATCTTAATTGTAATACTTATACTTTTAAGTGGATATTTATTGATTTATAATATTTTTTATATTTCAGTTGTTAAAGATATAAAATATTATGGCTTATTAAAAACAATAGGAACATCACCATATCAATTAAAAAAATTGATTATTAAACAAGCTAATAAATTATGTATAATAGCTATACCAATAGGTTTAGTATTGGGATTTTTAATAGGAATAGTGTTTGTTCCTCTAGTTGGTAAGTTTATGGAGGGATTAAATAAAACTGCATTTGAATATTTTAATCCGTTAATATTTGTATTTGCTGTTGTATTTTCATATGTAACTGTTAGATTGTCATGCAAAAAACCTGCTAAGATTGTAAGTTCTGTATCTCCTATAGATGCTGTAAGATATAGTGATAAAAGTAATAAGATTAAACGTAAGTCTAAAAAAGGGAAACGTGGTTCTAAAATTCATAAGATGGCACTTGCAAATGTATTTAGAAATAGACGCAAAGCTACTTTAGTTTTAGTTTCTATGTCACTAAGTTGTATAATATTTTTGACTGTATCTGCAATTATAAGTAGCTCTAATCCAGAAAGAGCTGCTGAAGGTATGATGTTAGGGGATATAGAAATACGTCATGGGCTTGCAGACACTGCGAAATTTGAAGATAATGAAGTTGTTCCAATTGATGAAAATCTTATAAAAGATATTAAGAATCTTGATGGAGTAAGTAATGTAAGTAAGCTGTACAAGGATTTAAGTTATATAGCTTATGAAGGAGATTTAAAAGATGAAGTATTGACTCAAAAAGTAGATGAAGAATATAAAAAGCAGTTTCTTCAAGGCAGAGACCCAAAAGAAATTGCAGAAAATAATGGTTTTTTAGCTTCAGATACAGTTGGATTATCTTCAGGTAGATTATTAAGTAAACTATCAAAAAATAATACTATATACTCTCAAAGTAATACTAAAATACTATCAGGTTCTATAGATGAGAAAAAATTTGATGAAGGTGGATACGTAGTAATTAATGGACATGAAGGAAGTAAAATAAAAGCGGGAGATAAAATTAAGTTTAGATATTTAAAAGGAGATGTTGTAGGGAAAGGATATATAGATAAAGAGTTTAAAGTCATGGCAGTTCTTGATGGTGCACAAAATTTTAATATGGGAATGTACATTAATGAAAATGACTTTAAAAATATGGTTGTAAAGCCATATGTAGAAAGTCTTGTGATTGACACAAATAGTGATGTGAAGTCTGTTGAAAATAAAATAAATAATTTGAATAAGAAATATAATAATCCATATACAAAAGTTTATTCAAAAAATATCTATATAGAAGAGGCAAGAGAGAGTCAAAAGGTTATAAAGATTGTAGGGATGAGTGCAGTATTTATAATAGGATTGATTGGAGTACTAAACTTTATAAACACTATGATAACAAACATAATGTCTCGTAAACAAGAGTTTGCAATGATTGAGGCAGTAGGCATGACAAGAAAACAGCTTCAAAAAATGATAATGCTTGAAGGATTTTATTATGGGGTGATAATAACTATTGTAAATCTTACCTTTGGAAGTATGGCAACCTTTTTAGGATTTAATATTATGAAATTAAGATATTCTGTGTATTCTTATCCAGTGGGAGCACTTATAACAAGTATATTAATAGTATTTTTGATAACATCTATAGTACCTTTAATAGTTTATCATAATGTTTCTAAGGATAGTATTGTTGAAAGAATTAGAGAAGCTGAATAA
- a CDS encoding NAD(P)H-dependent oxidoreductase, translating into MNIVMINGSPKVKENNSQYFLSEVEKLIQKDNDILTFKIDNVSKYPKAIDAILNCDRLIIAFPLYVDGIPSHLLRLLEECEECAKRQNKKAIPVYAIVNCGFYEGKQTHLAIQMIENWCKKANFTWVQGIGIGGGEMLGSLQSTPLGKGPKKSLGTSLEELSKNILSNNIDSSTSGKNNIFISPNFPRFIFKSFLNYHWNPQAKSNGLTKSDILRK; encoded by the coding sequence ATGAATATAGTAATGATAAATGGAAGCCCAAAAGTAAAAGAAAATAACTCACAATACTTTTTATCTGAAGTAGAAAAACTTATACAAAAGGATAATGACATTCTTACATTTAAAATAGACAATGTATCCAAGTATCCTAAAGCTATTGATGCCATACTTAATTGTGATAGGTTGATAATTGCATTTCCTCTTTATGTAGATGGTATACCTTCTCATCTACTTCGTCTTTTAGAGGAATGTGAAGAATGTGCAAAGAGGCAAAATAAAAAAGCTATTCCAGTATATGCAATAGTTAACTGTGGGTTCTATGAGGGGAAACAAACTCATTTAGCAATTCAAATGATAGAAAATTGGTGTAAAAAAGCTAACTTTACATGGGTTCAAGGAATAGGAATTGGTGGAGGAGAAATGCTAGGTTCATTACAATCTACTCCTTTAGGCAAAGGTCCAAAAAAAAGCTTAGGAACTTCATTAGAAGAACTATCAAAGAATATACTTAGTAACAACATAGATAGTAGTACTTCTGGTAAAAATAATATTTTTATCTCACCTAACTTTCCTAGATTTATATTTAAATCTTTTCTTAATTACCATTGGAATCCACAAGCTAAATCAAATGGACTGACTAAAAGTGATATATTAAGAAAATAA
- a CDS encoding flavodoxin family protein, translating to MRLLIHDLTEKDLDNLLPKLDNNVKVLSNNEEIHKCIGCFGCWIKTPTTCVIKDYYSNMGKLIAESDELIILSRCCYGGFSPVVKNILDRSISYLLPYFVIKNNEMHHKNRYEKQINLKVLFYGDCTTDAEKDTATNLVRANAINLNMKEHSVSFFKNPQDVRGESL from the coding sequence ATGAGACTTTTAATACATGATTTAACTGAAAAAGATTTAGATAATTTATTACCTAAACTTGATAACAATGTAAAGGTTCTTTCAAACAACGAAGAAATTCACAAATGTATTGGCTGTTTTGGCTGTTGGATTAAAACACCTACTACATGTGTCATAAAAGACTATTACAGCAATATGGGTAAATTGATAGCTGAGTCTGATGAACTTATTATACTAAGTAGATGTTGCTATGGTGGCTTTAGCCCAGTTGTTAAAAATATACTTGATAGAAGTATAAGCTATCTCCTTCCATACTTTGTAATAAAAAATAATGAAATGCATCATAAAAATAGATATGAAAAACAGATAAATTTAAAGGTTCTATTTTATGGGGATTGTACTACAGATGCTGAGAAAGATACAGCTACTAATCTAGTACGTGCAAATGCTATAAATCTCAATATGAAGGAACATTCTGTTTCATTTTTTAAAAATCCACAAGATGTAAGAGGTGAATCTTTATGA
- a CDS encoding PadR family transcriptional regulator, producing the protein MLEYIILGFLMEKELSGYDLKQRMSTSTSYFFDASFGSIYPALKRLEEKGYIYYREVIDGGKLKKLYSITDIGKSYFLEWLEKPIKFSKTKQDHLVNIFFYKYLPKEIIETNLKMLIAEVELLLNKLDAQKTEVEQSCCIDQYTCMYFTMIYGVDYYSFVINWCNDLLKKL; encoded by the coding sequence ATGTTAGAATACATTATTTTAGGATTTCTTATGGAAAAAGAATTAAGTGGATATGATTTAAAACAAAGAATGTCAACGAGTACTTCATACTTTTTTGATGCTAGCTTTGGTAGTATTTATCCTGCACTTAAAAGATTAGAGGAAAAAGGTTATATCTACTATCGTGAAGTTATAGATGGTGGCAAATTAAAAAAACTATACTCCATAACTGATATCGGAAAATCATACTTTCTCGAATGGTTAGAAAAACCAATTAAATTTTCTAAGACAAAACAGGACCACCTTGTTAACATATTTTTTTATAAGTACTTACCTAAAGAAATAATTGAAACAAATTTAAAAATGTTAATAGCTGAAGTTGAATTACTTTTAAATAAATTAGATGCACAAAAAACTGAGGTGGAACAAAGTTGTTGTATTGACCAATATACATGTATGTATTTCACAATGATTTATGGAGTTGACTATTATAGTTTTGTAATTAATTGGTGTAATGATTTATTAAAAAAATTGTAG
- a CDS encoding DUF1697 domain-containing protein, translated as MEKYIALLRGINISGKNKVSMPLLKAAFEAMEFLNVSTYINSGNVLFSSESNDKSEISSRCKAMIEERFMLDVPVVIISLKELSEALDNTPKWWDINSDEEVIHQAIFLIPPITIEEVYKAVGEAKPEYEQVDYYKNVIFWSAPRATLSKARWYKIASSSVNDKVTIRNASTTKKLFLLSNE; from the coding sequence TTGGAAAAATATATTGCTCTCTTACGTGGCATAAACATTAGTGGTAAAAACAAAGTGTCAATGCCATTATTAAAGGCGGCATTTGAAGCTATGGAATTTTTGAATGTTAGCACCTATATCAATAGCGGAAATGTTCTTTTTTCCAGTGAAAGCAACGATAAAAGTGAAATAAGTAGCCGATGTAAAGCTATGATAGAAGAAAGATTTATGTTAGATGTTCCTGTGGTAATCATTTCACTAAAAGAATTGTCGGAAGCTTTGGATAACACTCCCAAATGGTGGGATATAAATTCTGATGAAGAAGTTATACATCAGGCTATCTTCCTTATTCCACCCATCACTATTGAAGAAGTATATAAGGCTGTAGGAGAAGCTAAACCAGAATATGAACAGGTTGATTATTATAAAAATGTGATTTTCTGGTCCGCACCAAGAGCCACATTATCAAAAGCAAGGTGGTATAAAATTGCAAGTTCTTCAGTTAATGACAAAGTAACAATTAGGAATGCCAGCACTACAAAAAAATTATTTTTACTATCAAATGAGTAA
- a CDS encoding DUF3795 domain-containing protein: MTKSICGVDCRKCELSNTCNGCAETKGHPFGSECMVALCLKEGENALCKFKKNLITAFNALNIQDMEEITELNALKGSFINIEYSLPKGQLVKFWDDNKIYFGNQLSKKDSDRYYGIIADEKYLMVSEYSGYGSDAEIVVFKRWM, encoded by the coding sequence ATGACTAAGTCTATTTGTGGAGTTGATTGTAGAAAATGCGAATTGAGTAACACTTGTAACGGATGTGCTGAAACGAAAGGTCATCCTTTTGGTTCAGAGTGCATGGTTGCATTATGTTTGAAAGAAGGGGAAAATGCCCTATGCAAGTTCAAAAAAAATTTAATTACAGCATTTAATGCACTTAATATACAAGATATGGAAGAAATCACAGAACTTAATGCACTGAAAGGCTCTTTCATTAACATTGAATATAGCTTGCCAAAAGGGCAACTTGTAAAGTTTTGGGATGATAATAAAATTTATTTTGGAAATCAGCTTAGTAAAAAGGACAGTGACAGATATTATGGAATTATTGCTGATGAAAAATATCTCATGGTATCTGAGTATAGTGGTTATGGTTCTGATGCTGAAATTGTAGTATTTAAGCGTTGGATGTAA
- a CDS encoding helix-turn-helix transcriptional regulator, with amino-acid sequence MYEWQQQVQIIIDEIDKCIKNYNSEVLTLRFLSRKLGYSEFYTTKKFKEISGMQFRDYLRNRKLAFALKEVRDSDKSLLDIAFDYGFSSHEAFTRAFKGTYGVTPSEYRKNPKPVVLRTKITPFDCYFLGLGEISMIKSTNGVKIYFATIPAHKFLYIKNNESNGYWDFWRKQGLIPGQDHETICGLLDSIKGKLDDDGGSEANCGSGQIMAYINNPDGRLCDWGILRTECWGVRLPFDYKGELPPQMLMVDIPEAEYIIFEHGPFNYEQENCSVEEKIEMAMATFDYTGNGYCTDITPGRIMYFYYDPEQYFKYIRPVKKI; translated from the coding sequence ATGTATGAGTGGCAACAACAAGTTCAGATAATCATTGACGAGATTGACAAATGTATTAAAAATTACAACAGCGAAGTCTTAACGCTACGCTTTCTTTCTCGCAAATTGGGATACTCTGAATTTTATACAACAAAAAAATTCAAAGAAATATCGGGTATGCAGTTTAGAGATTACTTGCGGAATAGAAAATTAGCATTTGCATTAAAAGAGGTTCGAGATAGTGATAAGAGTCTACTGGATATTGCTTTTGATTATGGTTTTTCATCACATGAAGCTTTTACCAGAGCTTTCAAAGGAACTTATGGTGTAACACCAAGTGAATATCGAAAAAATCCTAAGCCAGTCGTTCTTCGTACAAAAATAACCCCTTTTGATTGCTACTTTTTAGGATTGGGAGAAATAAGTATGATTAAGTCAACAAATGGTGTCAAGATTTACTTCGCGACCATACCTGCACACAAATTTTTGTACATTAAAAACAATGAAAGTAATGGGTATTGGGATTTTTGGCGAAAGCAAGGCCTTATTCCAGGACAAGACCACGAAACAATTTGCGGTTTACTCGACAGTATCAAGGGTAAATTGGATGATGATGGTGGAAGCGAAGCTAACTGTGGAAGTGGTCAGATTATGGCTTATATAAACAATCCAGACGGAAGACTCTGCGATTGGGGTATTCTTCGTACAGAGTGTTGGGGCGTACGACTTCCTTTTGATTATAAAGGGGAACTTCCACCACAAATGCTTATGGTTGATATTCCCGAAGCTGAGTATATTATCTTTGAACATGGTCCATTTAATTATGAACAGGAAAATTGCAGTGTGGAAGAAAAGATTGAAATGGCTATGGCAACTTTTGATTATACTGGTAATGGTTACTGTACTGATATTACCCCTGGAAGAATCATGTACTTTTATTACGACCCAGAACAGTATTTTAAGTACATTAGACCTGTGAAAAAAATCTAA
- a CDS encoding MarR family transcriptional regulator, which translates to MRELLKWVSIINRYNTNYIDRKLADIGINNSQYFYVLHICSNPGITQDTIFKRILVNPSNITRALANLEKEGFITREPSVKDKRTWHLYPTEKSLACYDEILKITNGYVEELLSSFEKEEQELFMSMLKKTAFIAIDMNEEAKLEAKEDGRKI; encoded by the coding sequence ATGAGAGAGCTATTAAAATGGGTTTCCATTATAAATAGATACAACACAAACTATATTGACAGAAAATTGGCTGATATTGGAATTAATAATAGCCAATATTTTTATGTATTACACATATGTAGTAATCCAGGTATTACACAGGATACTATATTTAAAAGAATTCTTGTAAATCCTAGTAACATAACAAGAGCTTTGGCAAACCTAGAAAAAGAAGGATTTATTACTAGAGAACCAAGTGTTAAAGATAAAAGAACATGGCACTTGTATCCTACAGAAAAATCTTTGGCATGTTATGATGAAATACTAAAAATAACTAATGGGTATGTAGAGGAATTGTTAAGTTCATTTGAAAAAGAAGAGCAAGAGTTGTTCATGTCAATGTTAAAAAAGACTGCTTTTATAGCCATTGACATGAATGAAGAAGCAAAATTGGAGGCGAAGGAAGATGGAAGAAAAATATAA